Proteins encoded in a region of the Peptococcus niger genome:
- a CDS encoding respiratory nitrate reductase subunit gamma produces MFLTLLCWFAIIFFIAASVKKFRFYAKKPMHGRQDLYPIPGEDPDRAKYGGSYYEEQRWYEKPRAKNHRGEILDMMAEMLFIKKLFKKQPKLWWVSYSLHLGIYCIIAAIVIASAAVLLPFTGVLAMLLGLALTVAGVAGAVLISVGTIGLLFKRITDHEFRNYTTPQEFFNLAFLGAGGLTGLASFVSNGCRFNYVKQIFSDMFHFRPIKGLNKITVVHVLIFCGLLIYIPLTKMSHYAGKYFAFHSVLWDNRPNTPGSKVEKRIIDEASIKPSPDMQWSAPHYHPAPKNEEK; encoded by the coding sequence ATGTTCTTGACCCTACTCTGTTGGTTTGCCATCATCTTCTTCATTGCGGCATCTGTGAAAAAATTCCGTTTTTATGCCAAAAAACCGATGCATGGCAGACAAGACCTTTACCCCATCCCCGGTGAAGATCCCGATCGTGCCAAATACGGCGGCTCCTACTATGAAGAGCAACGTTGGTATGAAAAACCGCGTGCTAAAAACCATCGTGGCGAAATTCTCGACATGATGGCTGAAATGCTCTTTATTAAAAAGCTCTTTAAAAAGCAGCCGAAATTATGGTGGGTCTCTTATTCTCTTCACTTGGGCATCTACTGCATTATTGCCGCTATTGTTATCGCTTCTGCAGCCGTATTGCTGCCCTTTACCGGTGTTTTAGCAATGCTCTTAGGCCTGGCCTTGACCGTTGCCGGTGTGGCCGGTGCTGTCTTGATTTCTGTCGGCACCATTGGTCTTCTGTTTAAGCGCATTACTGATCATGAATTCCGCAACTACACCACACCGCAAGAATTTTTCAACTTAGCCTTTCTCGGTGCAGGCGGTCTGACCGGGTTGGCATCATTCGTCAGCAACGGTTGCCGTTTCAACTATGTCAAGCAAATCTTTAGCGATATGTTTCATTTTAGACCTATTAAGGGGTTAAATAAAATCACCGTTGTACATGTGCTGATTTTCTGTGGGCTCTTAATTTACATTCCTTTAACCAAAATGAGCCATTATGCCGGAAAATACTTTGCCTTCCATAGCGTCCTTTGGGACAACCGTCCGAATACGCCCGGCAGCAAGGTTGAAAAGCGCATCATTGATGAAGCATCCATCAAACCGAGCCCGGATATGCAATGGTCCGCCCCTCACTATCATCCGGCTCCGAAAAATGAGGAAAAATAA